In one window of Nesterenkonia sandarakina DNA:
- a CDS encoding ABC transporter substrate-binding protein, which produces MASSGQRRRAFSAVGLTASLALVLASCADTENIDGGGGTEGEGGGSISVGTTDVVTSLDPAGSYDNGSFSVQNQVYPFLLNTPYGSPDVEPDIAESAEFTEPTQYTVTLKEGLTFANGNELTSSDVKFSFDRQLEIADPNGPSSLLYNLESVEAPDDLTVVFNLASEDDQTFPQILSSPVGPIVDEEVFSATELTPSEDIVEGNAFAGQYAITDYTENELIRYQAFEDYNGLLEAPETDVVTAQYFTEETQLKLAVQQGDVDLAYRNLSPTDLGDLREDENVTVHDGPGGEIRYIVFDFNSQPFGAETEDADEDQALAVRQAAADLLDREALSEEIYQGTYTPLYSYVPEGLTGANEPLLEMYGDGEGGPDAEAAAAVLEEAGIETPVELNLQYSPDHYGSSSDEEYAMIESQLEADGLFEVNLQSTLWDTYNAERVEGVYPAYQLGWFPDYSDADNYLSPFFQEDNFLVNGYSDSEVQETILEQSSTAVEAERTALIEEAQELVAEDLSTLPYLQGAQVAVSGNDITGVTLDASFKFRYAPLSR; this is translated from the coding sequence ATGGCATCTTCTGGACAGCGGCGCCGCGCCTTCAGCGCGGTCGGCCTCACCGCATCTCTCGCACTGGTGCTCGCATCATGTGCAGACACCGAGAACATCGACGGTGGAGGAGGCACCGAGGGCGAAGGCGGCGGCAGCATCTCCGTCGGCACCACCGACGTCGTGACCTCGCTGGATCCTGCCGGCTCCTACGACAACGGTTCGTTCTCTGTGCAGAACCAGGTGTACCCCTTCCTGCTGAACACCCCCTACGGCAGCCCGGACGTCGAGCCGGACATCGCCGAGTCGGCCGAGTTCACCGAACCCACGCAGTACACCGTCACGCTCAAAGAGGGTCTGACCTTCGCCAACGGCAACGAGCTGACATCCTCGGATGTGAAGTTCAGCTTCGACCGTCAGCTGGAGATCGCCGACCCCAACGGTCCCTCCTCGCTGCTGTACAACCTGGAGAGCGTTGAAGCGCCAGATGATCTCACCGTGGTCTTCAACCTCGCGAGCGAAGATGACCAGACCTTCCCGCAGATCCTCTCCTCTCCGGTGGGACCGATTGTGGATGAGGAGGTCTTTTCCGCCACCGAGCTCACCCCTTCCGAGGACATCGTCGAGGGCAACGCCTTCGCCGGGCAGTATGCCATCACCGACTACACCGAGAACGAGCTCATCCGCTATCAGGCATTCGAGGACTACAACGGTCTGCTCGAAGCTCCGGAGACCGACGTCGTCACCGCCCAGTACTTCACCGAGGAGACGCAGCTCAAGCTCGCCGTGCAGCAAGGCGATGTCGACCTGGCCTACCGCAACCTGAGCCCCACCGACCTCGGTGACCTGCGCGAGGACGAGAACGTCACCGTCCACGACGGTCCGGGCGGAGAGATCCGCTACATCGTCTTCGATTTCAACTCACAGCCCTTCGGTGCTGAGACCGAGGACGCCGACGAGGACCAGGCCCTGGCCGTGCGCCAGGCGGCTGCGGACCTTTTGGACCGTGAGGCGCTCAGCGAGGAGATCTACCAGGGCACCTATACCCCGCTCTACTCCTACGTCCCGGAGGGTCTGACCGGCGCCAACGAGCCGCTGCTGGAGATGTACGGCGACGGTGAGGGCGGCCCGGACGCAGAGGCCGCCGCTGCGGTCCTGGAAGAGGCCGGCATCGAGACCCCGGTCGAGCTGAACCTGCAGTACAGCCCGGATCACTACGGCAGCTCCTCGGACGAGGAGTACGCCATGATCGAGAGCCAGCTCGAGGCCGACGGCCTCTTCGAGGTGAACCTGCAGTCCACGCTCTGGGACACCTATAACGCCGAGCGTGTCGAGGGCGTCTATCCGGCCTACCAGCTCGGCTGGTTCCCGGACTATTCAGATGCTGACAACTACCTCAGCCCGTTCTTCCAGGAGGACAACTTCCTGGTCAACGGATACTCCGACAGCGAGGTCCAGGAGACCATTCTGGAGCAGTCCAGCACCGCCGTTGAAGCCGAGCGCACTGCGCTGATCGAAGAGGCCCAGGAGCTGGTGGCTGAGGATCTCTCCACGCTGCCGTACCTTCAGGGCGCGCAGGTCGCGGTGTCGGGCAACGACATCACCGGCGTCACCCTGGATGCCTCGTTCAAGTTCCGCTACGCCCCGCTGTCTCGCTGA
- a CDS encoding class I SAM-dependent methyltransferase, with the protein MQTAPYDSFAAAYAADNESNFVNGHYERPAMIDLAGDVAGRRVLDAGCGSGPLAAALIDRGADVVGFDLSPEMVEIARQRLGADADLRVADLGEPLPYPDDSFDDVVGSLVLHYLEDWTAALAELHRVLKPGGRLILSVNHPYAYMLNHPKADYFARTQFSDEFTFAGQEATLTYWHRPLPAITAAFTQAGFEISSITEPPYDPNTPLELIPPPLVGRSFICFMFFVLEARS; encoded by the coding sequence ATGCAGACAGCGCCCTATGACAGTTTCGCTGCGGCCTACGCGGCAGACAACGAATCCAACTTCGTGAACGGGCACTATGAGCGCCCCGCGATGATCGATCTGGCGGGTGATGTGGCCGGGCGCCGGGTGCTCGACGCCGGCTGCGGCTCCGGGCCTCTGGCGGCTGCGCTGATCGACCGGGGCGCCGACGTCGTCGGCTTCGACCTGAGCCCGGAGATGGTGGAGATTGCGCGCCAGCGACTCGGTGCGGACGCGGACCTGCGCGTGGCCGACCTCGGCGAGCCACTGCCCTACCCGGATGATTCCTTCGACGACGTGGTCGGCTCCCTGGTGCTGCACTACCTCGAGGACTGGACGGCGGCGCTGGCGGAGCTGCACCGTGTGCTCAAGCCCGGCGGCAGGCTGATCCTCTCGGTCAACCACCCCTACGCCTACATGCTGAATCACCCGAAGGCCGATTACTTCGCGAGGACCCAGTTCTCCGATGAGTTCACTTTCGCGGGTCAGGAGGCGACGCTGACCTACTGGCACCGCCCGCTGCCGGCGATCACCGCGGCGTTCACGCAGGCCGGCTTCGAGATCTCCTCGATCACCGAACCGCCCTATGACCCGAACACTCCGCTGGAGCTGATCCCACCGCCACTGGTGGGGCGTTCCTTCATCTGCTTCATGTTCTTCGTGCTCGAGGCGCGGAGCTAG
- the phnE gene encoding phosphonate ABC transporter, permease protein PhnE: protein MTYPSNDVALRNPPATQGPPMAPRRSKPPRWSTTVIVVILLGISVNGLIRMDISIERLFRAPENVWRFLSGAFPPDAQRFPNFAEAMLETIEIALIGTIIGVVLSVPAALLAAQNTTPWKPLAHAVRFMLTSLRAIPDLVWALIFVMAVGLGPLAGILAIAVDVIGFAGRFFAERIEEVERGPIDALRSTGANEISIVVGAVLPASFASFTATSLYCLEKSIRGATVLGMVGAGGIGGELTTAFTLRQFDTAFAIILMILVVVLLAEQLSAMVRRRMLGADQLTRAV, encoded by the coding sequence GCGGAACCCACCGGCGACGCAGGGACCACCGATGGCTCCGCGCCGAAGCAAGCCTCCGCGCTGGTCCACCACCGTGATCGTGGTGATCCTCCTGGGAATCTCGGTCAACGGACTTATCCGCATGGACATCTCGATCGAGCGCCTGTTCCGCGCACCCGAGAACGTCTGGAGATTCCTCTCCGGGGCGTTCCCGCCCGATGCGCAGCGGTTTCCCAACTTCGCAGAAGCGATGCTGGAGACCATCGAGATCGCGCTGATCGGCACCATCATCGGGGTGGTGCTCAGCGTGCCCGCTGCCCTTCTGGCCGCACAGAACACCACCCCGTGGAAGCCGTTGGCGCATGCGGTGCGGTTCATGCTCACGTCGCTTCGCGCAATCCCCGACCTCGTCTGGGCCTTGATCTTCGTCATGGCCGTGGGCCTGGGTCCGCTGGCGGGGATCCTAGCGATCGCCGTGGACGTGATCGGCTTCGCCGGACGATTCTTCGCCGAGCGGATCGAGGAGGTTGAGCGCGGGCCCATCGACGCGTTGCGCTCCACCGGGGCCAACGAGATCTCAATCGTGGTCGGGGCCGTGCTGCCGGCATCATTCGCCTCGTTCACCGCGACCAGCCTCTATTGCCTGGAGAAGTCGATCCGCGGTGCCACCGTGCTGGGGATGGTCGGTGCAGGTGGCATCGGCGGGGAGCTGACCACGGCATTCACTCTGCGCCAATTCGACACGGCATTCGCGATCATCCTCATGATCCTGGTCGTGGTGCTGCTTGCTGAGCAGCTCAGCGCCATGGTCCGACGCAGGATGCTGGGAGCGGACCAGCTTACGCGCGCTGTGTGA
- a CDS encoding MFS transporter — translation MMSLGRRFRVLLGASGLSNLSDGLAFVTMPLLAASMTDDPLWIAGLATMYALTRLLVVLPIGVYVDQLDRRSLMVSANLLRGLALVLLAASIQFGAASLLALYTVMAVVATLESLADGAAVAMLPGVVPKPALDRANSRIASVQLISDEFVGPPLGGLLFTVAAVLPVYVMGGVWAAAGVLALALPRSDDPKARAESRQAFGTQVAEGARWLTGHRTIGKLSLIGGLASAGYMLPFSVLVIFAQDRLDLASFGYGLMLAGSALGGLLAALLVPRLRRRWNYRTLITASLALGSLSLACLAWTSAPMLAAILLALYIFHAVLWNICATSLRQWLVPGELLGRVGAATSVVSLLGLAIGSALGGLLAGVDIRLPTASGSLVFAACAALAWLGLPGRDPDSSS, via the coding sequence ATGATGAGTCTGGGCCGTCGATTCCGCGTGCTGCTGGGCGCCAGTGGTCTCTCGAACCTCTCAGACGGCCTGGCCTTCGTCACGATGCCGCTCCTGGCCGCCTCGATGACGGACGATCCGCTGTGGATCGCTGGGCTGGCAACCATGTACGCCCTCACGCGGCTCTTGGTCGTGCTGCCCATCGGTGTCTACGTGGATCAGCTGGATCGCCGGTCCCTCATGGTCAGCGCCAATCTCCTCCGAGGACTGGCACTGGTGCTCCTAGCTGCCAGCATCCAGTTCGGCGCTGCCTCTTTGCTGGCGCTCTACACAGTGATGGCGGTCGTGGCGACCCTGGAGAGCCTGGCGGATGGCGCGGCCGTGGCCATGCTGCCCGGCGTGGTGCCCAAACCTGCACTCGACCGGGCGAACTCTCGCATCGCCAGTGTCCAGCTGATCAGCGACGAGTTCGTCGGCCCACCGCTGGGCGGCCTTCTCTTCACCGTGGCCGCTGTTCTGCCGGTCTACGTCATGGGCGGAGTCTGGGCCGCGGCCGGCGTACTTGCTCTCGCTCTGCCCAGGAGCGACGATCCGAAGGCGCGGGCTGAGTCGCGGCAGGCGTTCGGCACGCAGGTCGCGGAGGGCGCACGGTGGCTCACCGGACACCGGACCATCGGCAAGCTGTCGTTGATCGGCGGGCTCGCCAGCGCGGGGTACATGCTGCCCTTCTCGGTCTTGGTGATCTTCGCTCAAGACCGACTTGATCTGGCGAGCTTCGGCTATGGGCTCATGCTCGCCGGATCGGCGCTCGGCGGGCTCCTTGCTGCCCTGCTCGTCCCTCGACTGCGGCGTCGGTGGAACTACAGGACTCTCATCACAGCCAGCCTCGCACTCGGATCATTGAGCCTCGCCTGCTTGGCCTGGACATCGGCACCGATGCTCGCCGCGATCCTGCTGGCTCTGTACATATTTCATGCGGTGCTGTGGAACATCTGCGCCACGTCGTTGCGCCAGTGGCTGGTGCCAGGCGAGCTCCTCGGGCGGGTCGGTGCCGCGACAAGCGTGGTGAGCCTGCTCGGACTGGCCATCGGCTCCGCCCTCGGTGGGTTGCTGGCTGGAGTCGATATCCGGCTGCCAACCGCCTCAGGAAGCCTCGTGTTCGCTGCCTGCGCCGCGCTCGCCTGGTTAGGCCTCCCGGGCCGAGACCCTGACTCGAGCAGCTAG
- a CDS encoding haloacid dehalogenase type II, whose product MTPVPAVLVFDVNETLSDMRPLAGAFEDAGLPPGAASLWFSEVLRDGFALTTTGVNPDFVTIARDALLRHLAASPAPRDGEESADRILKVFKHLDLHPDVAPGVTALSQTAELVTLSNGSAAIAEALLESGGVRGLFAQCLSVQDAPRWKPAREAYDYAVRQIAREAQELMLVAVHPWDIHGAAAAGLRTAWINRTGAAYPSYFQAPEIEAEHLVGLADILTATED is encoded by the coding sequence ATGACTCCCGTGCCTGCCGTGCTGGTCTTCGACGTCAACGAGACGCTCTCCGACATGCGTCCCCTGGCGGGGGCGTTCGAAGACGCCGGGCTGCCACCCGGCGCGGCGTCGTTGTGGTTCTCAGAGGTGCTCCGCGACGGGTTCGCGCTGACCACCACCGGGGTGAATCCGGACTTCGTCACGATCGCGCGCGACGCGCTGCTCCGCCATCTGGCTGCGTCGCCTGCGCCGCGGGATGGCGAGGAGAGCGCGGATCGCATCCTTAAGGTCTTCAAGCATCTGGACCTTCACCCCGACGTCGCGCCGGGCGTCACCGCCTTGAGCCAGACCGCCGAGCTGGTCACGCTCAGCAACGGCTCTGCGGCGATCGCGGAGGCCCTGCTGGAGTCCGGCGGTGTGCGCGGGCTCTTCGCGCAATGCCTCAGCGTCCAGGACGCACCCCGGTGGAAACCTGCGCGAGAGGCCTACGACTACGCCGTGCGGCAGATCGCTCGGGAGGCGCAGGAGCTGATGCTGGTCGCGGTGCACCCCTGGGACATCCACGGGGCCGCCGCCGCGGGTCTTCGCACCGCGTGGATCAACCGGACCGGGGCCGCGTACCCGAGTTACTTCCAGGCGCCGGAGATCGAAGCAGAACACCTGGTCGGTCTCGCGGACATACTCACAGCGACCGAGGACTGA
- a CDS encoding 2,3-butanediol dehydrogenase — translation MRAARFYDRKDIRIEDIDEPPLKPGHVAIDVAWCGICGTDLHEYLEGPIFVPAHGHPHPLSGESAPVTMGHEFSGTVTEVAADVDDLGPGQKVVVEPYILGDDVEVKPGVDYQLSPNMNFIGLGGRGGGLSEKIVVERRWVHPIADHVALDHAALIEPLAVGHHAFIRSGAKAGDVAIVGGAGPIGLLTSAVLKAQGLTVFVSELSEARKAKARETGVADEVFDPREVDVAAEVRSRTGGRGADVGFECSSVPVVLDMLLDAVRPAGTIVNVSIWGHKPEVDMPKLVLKEIALLGTIGYANDHRRVIELVEQGKIDLGPFITGRIGLDGLVSEGFDQLINNNEQHVKILVNPRA, via the coding sequence ATGCGCGCAGCACGCTTCTACGATCGCAAAGACATCCGCATCGAAGACATCGACGAACCCCCGCTGAAACCGGGACACGTGGCCATCGACGTCGCCTGGTGCGGGATCTGCGGCACTGATCTGCACGAGTATCTGGAAGGCCCGATCTTCGTCCCGGCCCACGGCCACCCACACCCGCTCTCCGGCGAGTCCGCGCCGGTCACGATGGGCCACGAGTTCTCCGGCACGGTCACCGAGGTGGCGGCCGACGTCGACGATCTCGGCCCCGGCCAGAAGGTGGTGGTGGAGCCCTACATCCTCGGAGACGATGTCGAGGTCAAGCCCGGAGTGGACTACCAGCTCTCACCGAATATGAACTTCATCGGCCTCGGCGGGCGCGGCGGCGGACTCAGCGAGAAGATCGTCGTGGAACGCCGCTGGGTGCACCCGATCGCGGACCACGTCGCCTTGGACCACGCCGCACTGATCGAACCGCTCGCCGTGGGCCACCACGCCTTCATCCGGTCCGGGGCCAAGGCCGGGGACGTCGCGATCGTCGGCGGCGCCGGACCCATCGGGCTGCTCACCTCCGCGGTGCTCAAAGCTCAGGGGCTCACCGTCTTCGTCTCGGAGCTCTCCGAGGCGCGCAAGGCCAAGGCCCGGGAGACCGGGGTGGCCGATGAGGTTTTTGATCCGCGCGAGGTCGACGTCGCCGCGGAGGTCCGGAGCCGCACCGGAGGCCGCGGGGCCGACGTCGGCTTCGAATGCTCCTCCGTGCCGGTGGTCCTGGACATGCTCCTGGACGCGGTGCGACCCGCCGGAACCATCGTGAACGTCTCGATCTGGGGCCACAAGCCGGAGGTCGACATGCCGAAGCTGGTGCTCAAGGAGATCGCCCTGCTGGGCACCATCGGTTATGCCAATGATCATCGGCGCGTGATCGAACTCGTCGAGCAGGGCAAGATCGACCTGGGCCCGTTCATCACCGGTCGGATCGGTCTCGACGGGCTGGTCTCCGAGGGGTTCGATCAGCTGATCAACAACAACGAACAGCACGTCAAGATCCTGGTGAACCCCCGAGCCTGA